Within Aliivibrio fischeri, the genomic segment TATTGTGGATTCAATGCAATAAGTTCTTCGGTTCGCTTAATTGCATCTTCCAGTTTTAATTCTTTGTAAGCTGAAAGCATAATCGTTAATGATTTTCTTGCGGCTTCCGTATCTGGATAAGTACGTTGTAACTCTTGGCAACGATTAATGGCAGAAATCCAAGCTTCTCGTCGTAAATAAAAGTCAGCTGTTGCTAATTCATAATCCGCTAAGCGATTTTTAAGTGCGTACATACGAGTTTGTGCATCTTCAGCATAAAGACTATTAGGGTATCTTTCTAATAATCGTTTAAAATCTTTAAAAGCTGAGCGAGCAGGCTCTGGATCTCGATCTGAACGATCTACTCTAAATAAATCATGCATGAAACTTCTATCTTGAGCCATATGCGTTAATCCACGCATGTAAAGCACCCAGTCAGCTTTCGGATGGGTTGGATTTAAACGAGTAAATCTCTCGATAGTTGCAAGACCTAACGCAAGATCATCATTTTTATAATAAACATAAATAAGGTCTAGCTGAACTTGTTCAGAATAAGCGCCAAAAGGGTATCGAGAATCTAAAGCTTCAAGACGCTCAATTGCGCTCGTCCAATTACCTGCTTGTAAAGATACTTGAGCTTGAGCGTATAATTCTGATGGTGGAATATCTGGAATTACATCATCACTACTTGAGCAACCAACCAGTAAAGATACAGCTAATAATGAAGAAATGGTTAAGCGTTTCATGCTTGAAAATGATCCTTGACTAAAAAAACTGAAGTTATCCATTACGAAATGCGCCGTTAACAGATACAATGGTACATAGTTTATTTCACTTACAGTGTTGATGATACCAAATATGACCTATTAGTTTGGTATTAGTACCACTATTTTAAAAAAAGTTCGATATGGCACAACAAATAGAGTTAACAAGTACAGTAAAAGAAAGTCAACTAGGGCAGCGTTTAGATCAAGCTGCTGCTGAGTTGTTTTCTGATTTTTCTCGTTCACGCATCAAAGAGTGGTTGCTTGCTGGCAACATGACAGTCAATGGTGAAGTGGTTACAAAAGCACGCCTTAAAGTTATGGGTGGTGAAGAGATCACGGTTAAAGCTGAATTAGAAGATGAAGAGCGTTGGTTAGCTCAAGATATTCCTCTTGATATTGTTTATGAAGATGATGATCTACTCGTTATCAATAAACCACGTGACTTCGTTGTTCACCCAGGAGCGGGTACACCTGATGGTACAGTGTTAAATGCATTGTTATTCCATTATCCAAATATTGCAGAAGTACCTCGTGCAGGTATCGTTCACCGTTTGGATAAAGACACTACTGGATTAATGGTTGTTGCGAAAACTGTACCGGCTCAAACACGTTTAGTTCGTGCGCTTCAAAAGCGTAAGATTACTCGTGAGTATGAAGCCGTTGTTGTCGGTCGTATGACTGCGGGTGGTATGATTGAGAAACCAATTGGCCGCCACCCAAACAAACGTACTCTAATGGCAGTTCATGAATTAGGTAAAGATGCTGTGACACATTACCGTGTTGCTGAACATTTCCGTATTCATACTCGTATCCGTTTACGTCTTGAAACCGGTCGTACTCACCAAATTCGTGTACATATGTCATATTTGCAGCATCCACTTGTTGGTGATACTGCTTATGGTGGCCGTGCTCGCATTCCAAAAGGTGCGTCTCAAGAGTTAATTGACATGATTCGTGGTTTTGATCGTCAAGCTCTGCATGCTGCTATGCTGCGTTTTGAACATCCAATCACAGGGGAAACAATGGAGTTCCATGCTCCAATTCCTGATGACATGATTGCTTTATCTCAAGCGTTACGTGATGATGAACGTTTAATGCATGAGGAAGAGTATTAATAATGTCATTGATTTCACCAAAATGGTCAGCGCCTAAATCAGTTAAAGTATTCAGTACAACTCGTATTGGAGGAGTATCAAGTTCCCCATTTGATAGCTTTAACCTTGGAGACCATGTTGGTGATGATCATAAAGATGTTGTGCTCAATCGTGAAAAACTGATTACGTTGGGGCAGTTACCTACTGCACCAACGTGGTTAAATCAGATTCACTCAACAAGAGTTGTTCATTTACCGAATCAAGATTTTTTTGAAACCCACCGTCTGCTGACGCTGTATATACAAACCAAGCAAAACAAGTTTGTTGTGTTATGACTGCAGATTGCCTTCCGGTTGTAATATGCAATAAAGAAGGTACAGAGGTTGCTGCCGCACATGCAGGTTGGAGAGGTCTACTTGATGGAGTATTAGAAAATACTGTTGAGCAATTTGCCTCCCATGATCTTATTGCCTGGTGTGGA encodes:
- the bamD gene encoding outer membrane protein assembly factor BamD → MKRLTISSLLAVSLLVGCSSSDDVIPDIPPSELYAQAQVSLQAGNWTSAIERLEALDSRYPFGAYSEQVQLDLIYVYYKNDDLALGLATIERFTRLNPTHPKADWVLYMRGLTHMAQDRSFMHDLFRVDRSDRDPEPARSAFKDFKRLLERYPNSLYAEDAQTRMYALKNRLADYELATADFYLRREAWISAINRCQELQRTYPDTEAARKSLTIMLSAYKELKLEDAIKRTEELIALNPQ
- the rluD gene encoding 23S rRNA pseudouridine(1911/1915/1917) synthase RluD, translated to MAQQIELTSTVKESQLGQRLDQAAAELFSDFSRSRIKEWLLAGNMTVNGEVVTKARLKVMGGEEITVKAELEDEERWLAQDIPLDIVYEDDDLLVINKPRDFVVHPGAGTPDGTVLNALLFHYPNIAEVPRAGIVHRLDKDTTGLMVVAKTVPAQTRLVRALQKRKITREYEAVVVGRMTAGGMIEKPIGRHPNKRTLMAVHELGKDAVTHYRVAEHFRIHTRIRLRLETGRTHQIRVHMSYLQHPLVGDTAYGGRARIPKGASQELIDMIRGFDRQALHAAMLRFEHPITGETMEFHAPIPDDMIALSQALRDDERLMHEEEY